In the genome of Rhopalosiphum padi isolate XX-2018 chromosome 1, ASM2088224v1, whole genome shotgun sequence, the window AACAAATGCAACCTTTAATGCTACCGCATAACATATGCCCTCCGCAACCACCGCATCCACCGCATCCACCGCATCCACCGCATCCACCACATCCACCGCATCCACCGCATCCACCGCATCCACCACATCCACAACCTCCACCGCCACAACCTCCACAACAGCAGCAATAACCACCATTACCGCAACCACAACCcccgccgccaccaccaccacacTTTACATTAACAGGTACAACGCAagtctaaagaaaaaaattatagacaGACATGGAAAATTATTGCAAAACGTCCATTTTATTGGaaccaaatattaataatataaatacaacataaacTCACCTGAACTACGATTACGAAAATTACGAGTAAAAGACTAATCGGAAAAACTTTGGACTTGGACATATTTTGAACAGCGGAAATTGTATACaagaatattgaattattatagtatcagTATAATGAacgtaaaatgaaaatttattatggctcgtattcaatttaatataccaGTCTAAAACAACAATTAgacacatatttaaataaaatgtttgttttaattttccacgaaataaatattattatacagttattatcGTTTCTGCACGATTCGGTAGtatgtttttcaataaacataaaatatatactattcttatttgattttgaattcGTGCTTTACATGcgctaaacatattatacatattattttgtttgaattcgatatcaataaagtattttaagacattttttttttaaaagagtgACATACAATTTGTATCAGTTGACACAATATCGGCATATAggctatgaattaaaaataccacgattataatttaatgaaagaaAAGACATCCAGTGTCGTCATTTTTAACTTAATGGTCTAAATAAGCACGGTAatcatgtacatttttaaaatatctcgaGACCAGTTACTGTTTAATTGTCTTGGAGGATTGCCGGGTATCGGGATTATGGTGGCAGATCGCTTAGTTTTAATTGGAGGATTTTGTATGAGAAGATAGCATATCgtcacacattttataataatgcttGGTTTcttcattttacatttttagatttagaattttagatctGTGTGAAATCTCCAATTTGATACATAAGGAGAGCCGTGGGGCATTTGTTAGTTTCCTTTTagcaatattttgaaaagtttgaattttgtttaagtTTGACTGTCTtgcattgaaatattaaatcattaagaaaatattattcaagatttgattaaaattatatataatttataagtacctataaattattaggtttgaataaaaataaataaatttgaataagcctttcaattgttttatttgttattggtactttttatatgtatttaacaattttacttattgtaaaatacatacttatatatacaacttttttaaagtacctacataatatatattatatcaaattttcacaaaattgaATATCTTAACAAAAATAACGATCATAgttgttatgttataatttaaaaaatattattagtaagaacttacttttaattattatgtttattattatttattaaaggtaGGCATATAaggacaatttaaaaatatttagattaactttaagctatttatttcaCAAACAAACGAATCTACCTACAACGATCCCGATGGATAGATAAtagatagtaaaaataatgtattgacaTAGGTATAGGCACAGTCTTATATAAGACCGTGGGTataggttaataataaattagtttataggTTAGTAATCTTATAACGAacgtatttgaatatatttttttgtaaaaatcagTTCAACTGACCGTAATAAGAAGTAAATTACTTATAGtacaaaattttgtttattatatttttttaatatttttctgttaacaatatttcagaattttttccCTAGAATTTCGTTAGAAATTTTCTttccttttttaataatattgtactaatttagatgattttatacttttataatatatatttttaatttcaaaatattttttgcatgTAAGCGTTTTTATTATAGCTCATTCTCGTGGCCCAATTTATCTTGGTACCATTGACACAACAAGGGGGGTGCAAGGGGAACTTAAGGACCCCAAAATTCTAAACCCCAATCCTTGATTTGTATCCATACAACcgtaatatgtaatacattattaatattttgtggtaacaactatattcaaatttttattttattatttattatattatttctttttattgtaTGTTAGCTTtagacataaatacataatataagccgtaaactatttattcacatttaatattataatttataataaatgctaatagaataatatgctagctaaataatgtttttttattaattttctttcaataaatatataaagaactaataaactataatataggtacctattaaactgtttatttcttactattgttttattttttaatttcatagtttttattttcataaataatatttatgtttcttcAATTATAGTTGTTTACTTCTTATTTTGTAATTTCTAAAAGTTTTCCGCATC includes:
- the LOC132931675 gene encoding chorion class high-cysteine HCB protein 13-like translates to MSKSKVFPISLLLVIFVIVVQTCVVPVNVKCGGGGGGGCGCGNGGYCCCCGGCGGGGCGCGGCGGCGGCGGCGGCGGCGGCGGCGGCGGHMLCGSIKGCIC